The genomic stretch ATCGCTGGTGACACGGCCATCGACCAGACTGATGACCCGTTCGCAGCGTGCTGACAGGCGCGGATCGTGGCTGACGATCAATACCGCACACCCCTGATCGCGGTTGAAGCGACGAAACAATTCGAAGACCTCGTCGGCGCTGGCCGTGTCCAGGTTACCTGTCGGCTCGTCGGCGAGCAGCAGCGCCGGACCGGCGACCAGCGCTCTGGCGATGGCCACGCGTTGTTGCTGCCCGCCGGAGAGTTCGCCGGGGTGACGCGATGCATACTGTTCCAACCCTACTTCCACGAGAAGCGCACGCGCGTGGTCGATGCTCCGCGCGTCCGGCCGGCCATCGCTGATCATGATCGGCATCAGGACATTCTCGAGTACCGTGAATGCCTGGATC from Rhodothermales bacterium encodes the following:
- a CDS encoding ABC transporter ATP-binding protein; this translates as MFDSTDEVLRLEQVCKSYDIGTPVENEVLHRIDLRLERGDFASLVGPSGSGKSTLLNLIGLLDTPTSGELFLLDEPTRAMEDRARTRLRGGTIGFVFQFHHLIQAFTVLENVLMPIMISDGRPDARSIDHARALLVEVGLEQYASRHPGELSGGQQQRVAIARALVAGPALLLADEPTGNLDTASADEVFELFRRFNRDQGCAVLIVSHDPRLSARCERVISLVDGRVTSDVRQVAS